Proteins from a genomic interval of Nasonia vitripennis strain AsymCx chromosome 3, Nvit_psr_1.1, whole genome shotgun sequence:
- the LOC100116425 gene encoding vascular endothelial growth factor receptor 1 isoform X1, with protein sequence MPWSSSLAALLLLLVAIISDCRGYKPLINPNVPELKLNEGEKLEITCTSIEDIEPHYPEDDRLANIETSPHNITYEDLGNGSKKLKFTRDSVVFGDTGYYGCSNGKANYENKNYDDPNASWVYVYVRSDEHLFVGNIGYQSLFGSVGDTIILPCRPTSKELHVQLKSETEMEEMELNENLSFDPRVGFRMENLSALDSNTYFCEIEHNGTTETLTFLVKLIQKSTLKTPVILKDGLEYVTKGSSLHVKCTVTIGIDNNFDFYWTTPRNSSSRTIRPPVRRRIEANTQLVTSELVEENVTYDDEGEYVCKVKSLTDMKSTSTYIRVHDPSIKYINLTSHDKDRHYVINAFKSVTFSAEVKGYPTPSIMWLSPDGKEILSNNRITVENKNSSTTLKIQSVEIRDMGTYLLQAFNDDKEEHLNFTLEVLARPLAILRPVEHYYVLNERASFGCKAVGNPTSNMSWAYFKCPNLPSEEGCEKVELEDARILEESGSMITGEVEATIEMSGRIKCTACNRLGCDSSEQNVLVSDGVPDTALGIIEPEEKITAGDDVVVTCAASIYNFTTVEWLDANEEPLQDSQRLEIKFEETGFTHRTILTIKNVQKEDEGHYFCRALSSENPSNPSDTIRYELLVNDPEAPYFTYVNMNGSEVTIAGREAYNNLHLICRAGGMPKPHITWYKDDEPLKFNEEQFYLSSESELVIRFLMEKDSGKYSCVAENRVGKETQFQKILVKGTEVSMMWMLTIVILLIVLIALSIYFCIKIRRERSMRKQLVEAGLIHFEEGALDCINPELTVDDQAELLPYDKKWEFPREKLKLGKQLGSGAFGVVMKAEARGIVADESLTTVAVKMVRRNAEPAYIRALASELKIMVHLGKHLNVVNLLGACTNNIAKRELLVIVEYCRYGNLHNYLLRHRANFINQIDPVTGQIDPNIGQELLMRSTSVTSNNRVKYAALSFSRSLSAASGNSAPGTETVIYCTDTKDVTGIPDAGCINSNGSQPGWRSNYRGDYKDRNLKPICTQDLLSWAFQVARGMEYLCQRKVLHGDLAARNILLAENNVVKICDFGLAKTMYKNDNYKKQGDGPVPIKWMAIESIRDWIFSTQSDIWSFGIVLWEFFTLAETPYPGMQAEKQYQKLIEGYRMEQPKYATKAIYDTMLQCWKAKPTLRPSFTELVENIGELLEEGVRMHYVDLNTPYLDMNTAGLEGKDDYLTMMSAPDHAILMASPEHEYVNGPPQPTDSAYLSMNSPALDESGIFSPRPNEDNSRFQFPNSPSTSIANAAHSDGEDAPMLKKTKEEPEQDEDNYLKPIDVHKKREEFMRQREAEKKKERERSGRRSTDRDSGYCNTPKNLELVDVKVEVPNEKAPSWTSADDTDTPSVIIRTQDNYVNMPKQKKDVPDSFMNPSYIFVEANKPDRQDIL encoded by the exons ATGCCGTGGAGCAGCTCGTTGGcggctctgctgctgctactcgtCGCTATTATCTCAG ACTGTCGAGGGTACAAGCCGCTCATCAACCCTAACGTGCCAGAATTGAAATTGAACGAGGGAGAAAAGTTGGAAATAACGTGCACGAGTATCGAGGATATCGAACCTCATTATCCCGAGGATGACAGACTCGCTAAT ATCGAAACCTCCCCTCACAACATTACTTACGAAGATCTAGGCAACGGCAGTAAGAAACTTAAATTTACGCGCGACAGTGTCGTTTTTGGCGACACTGGATACTATGGATGTAGCAATGGTAAAGCGAActatgaaaacaaaaattatgacGATCCTAATGCCAGCTGGGTTTACGTTTACGTTCGAT CCGATGAGCATTTGTTCGTGGGAAATATTGGGTATCAGTCCCTCTTTGGGTCAGTTGGAGACACGATCATTTTACCGTGTCGACCGACGTCGAAGGAGCTGCACGTGCAGCTGAAATCAGAG ACCGAAATGGAGGAGATGGAGCTCAATGAAAATTTGTCTTTCGATCCAAGGGTAGGCTTCAGAATGGAAAATTTGTCCGCTTTAGACAGTAATACTTACTTTTGCGAAATAGAACACAACGGCACGACAGAAACACTGACTTTTTTGGTTAAACTCATTCAAAAATCAACCTTGAAAACGCCCGTAATATTGAAAGATGGCTTGGAGTACGTTACCAAAGGCTCAAGTTTGCACGTCAAATGTACGGTTACCATTGGAATAGACAATAATTTCGATTTCTACTGGACGACGCCTCGAAATTcg AGCTCTAGAACTATCCGGCCCCCGGTAAGAAGAAGGATAGAAGCGAATACCCAACTGGTAACATCCGAGCTCGTCGAGGAGAACGTTACTTACGACGACGAGGGTGAATACGTTTGTAAAGTAAAATCCTTGACTGATATGAAAAGTACGAGCACATACATTCGCGTCCACG atcCGAGCATAAAGTATATTAATTTAACGTCGCACGATAAGGATAGGCATTACGTTATCAATGCATTCAAGTCCGTAACGTTCTCGGCTGAAGTTAAGGGATACCCGACACCATCGATTATGTG GTTGAGTCCTGATGGCAAAGAAATTCTTTCGAACAACAGAATAACcgtggaaaataaaaattcatcaacgactctgaaaattcaaagtgtagagATCAGAGATATGGGTACATACCTTCTTCAAGCCTTCAACGACGATAAGGAAGAACATTTGAATTTCACCCTGGAGGTTTTAG CGAGACCTTTGGCAATATTGCGCCCCGTCGAGCACTACTATGTTCTAAACGAAAGAGCCTCATTCGGCTGCAAAGCCGTAGGCAATCCTACATCTAACATGTCGTGGGCTTATTTCAAATGTCCGAATCTGCCATCTGAAGAAGGTTGCGAGAAAGTTGAATTAGAG GACGCCAGAATACTCGAGGAATCCGGAAGTATGATAACTGGAGAAGTAGAAGCTACCATAGAGATGTCGGGTAGAATAAAATGTACAGCGTGCAACCGACTGGGCTGTGACTCGTCTGAGCAGAATGTTCTTGTATCAG ATGGAGTACCAGACACTGCTCTTGGAATCATAGAGCCGGAAGAAAAGATAACAGCCGGTGACGACGTCGTTGTAACGTGCGCGGCTTCGATTTACAATTTTACAACTGTTGAATGGCTGGATGCTAATGAGGAACCACTGCAAGACTCTC AAAGACTGGAAATCAAATTTGAAGAAACTGGGTTTACTCATCGTACTATTTTAACGatcaaaaatgtacaaaagGAAGACGAAGGCCATTATTTTTGTAGAGCACTTTCCTCTGAAAACCCTTCGAATCCTTCGGACACTATTCGTTATGAACTCCTTGTCAATG ATCCCGAAGCCCCCTATTTCACTTACGTAAATATGAACGGATCAGAAGTTACAATAGCGGGTAGAGAAGCTTACAACAATCTTCACTTAATTTGTCGCGCTGGAGGCATGCCGAAACCCCATATCACATGGTACAAG GACGATGAACCGCTGAAGTTTAACGAAGAGCAGTTCTATCTTAGTTCTGAATCCGAGCTCGTGATCAGATTTTTAATGGAAAAGGATAGCGGAAAGTATTCGTGTGTCGCTGAAAATCGTGTCGGCAAAGAAACCCAGTTCCAGAAGATTCTAGTCAAAG GAACCGAAGTCTCTATGATGTGGATGCTGACTATTGTCATATTACTGATAGTTCTTATTGCGTTGTCGATTTACTTCTGCATCAAAATACGCCGTGAGAGG TCGATGAGAAAGCAGTTGGTAGAAGCAGGTCTGATACACTTCGAGGAAGGAGCGCTGGACTGCATTAATCCAGAATTGACTGTAGATGATCAAGCTGAGCTTCTTCCTTACGATAAAAAGTGGGAGTTTCCTAGGGAAAAATTGAAACTAG GAAAACAACTGGGTAGCGGAGCTTTTGGTGTCGTAATGAAAGCCGAAGCACGTGGCATCGTCGCCGATGAATCGTTAACGACCGTCGCCGTAAAGATGGTCCGAAGGAATGCAGAGCCTGCTTACATACGTGCTCTGGCGAGTGAACTGAAAATCATGGTGCACCTTGGAAAACACCTGAACGTTGTCAATCTTCTGGGAGCTTGTACAAATAATATTGCTAAAC GAGAGCTTTTGGTGATTGTGGAATATTGCCGATACGGAAATCTGCACAACTATTTATTAAGGCACAGGGCGAATTTCATCAACCAGATAGACCCTGTCACTGGACAAATCGATCCTAACATCGGCCAGGAGTTGCTGATGAGATCTACCAGTGTTACCAGTAACAATAG GGTAAAATACGCGGCATTGTCGTTTTCCCGTAGTCTCAGCGCAGCATCAGGCAATAGCGCGCCCGGTACCGAGACCGTCATCTACTGCACGGACACGAAGGATGTAACCGGTATACCCGATGCCGGATGCATCAACAGTAATGGCTCGCAGCCGGGTTGGCGATCCAATTACAGAGGAGACTACAAGGACAGGAATCTCAAACCCATTTGCACCCAGGACTTGCTCTCTTGGGCATTTCAAGTTGCCCGTGGTATGGAGTACCTTTGCCAGAGAAAG GTGTTGCACGGAGACTTGGCAGCGCGAAATATTCTGCTCGCGGAGAACAACGTTGTCAAGATTTGCGACTTTGGCCTAGCGAAGACCATGTACAAAAACGATAATTATAAGAAACAGGGAGACGGACCCGTGCCGATCAAGTGGATGGCTATCGAGTCGATCAGGGATTGGATATTCTCGACCCAGTCGGACATCTGGTCGTTCGGTATTGTACTCTGGGAGTTCTTCACTCTGGCTGAAACTCCCTACCCTGGAATGCAAGCTGAAAAGCAGTATCAGAAGCTCATCGAGGGATACAGGATGGAGCAGCCCAAATATGCCACTAAAGCCAT ATACGACACGATGCTTCAGTGCTGGAAGGCCAAGCCAACTTTGAGGCCGTCGTTTACCGAGCTAGTCGAAAATATCGGTGAACTTTTGGAAGAGGGCGTGAGGATG CACTACGTTGACTTGAACACTCCGTATCTCGACATGAACACAGCAGGCTTGGAGGGTAAAGACGACTATCTGACGATGATGTCAGCTCCGGATCATGCAATACTTATGGCCTCACCTGAGCACGAGTATGTCAACGGTCCACCTCAACCCACAGATTCGGCTTATCTCAGCATGAACAGCCCTGCACTCGACGAATCTGGAATTTTCAGTCCTCGCCCGAACGAGGACAATTCGCGCTTCCAATTTCCCAATTCCCCGTCGACCAGTATCG ctaatgCTGCACACTCCGACGGCGAAGACGCCCCTATGCTGAAGAAAACCAAGGAGGAGCCAGAACAGGACGAGGATAATTATCTGAAACCCATCGACGTTCACAAGAAGCGAGAAGAGTTCATGCGACAACGAGAAGccgaaaagaagaaagaaagggAACGCAGTGGTAGGAGATCCACCGATAGGGATTCAGGATACTGCAACACTCCAAAGAATTTGGAGTTGGTTGACGTCAAAGTCGAAGTGCCGAATGAGAAAGCTCCGAGTTGGACGAGTGCGGACGACACGGATACACCGTCTGTGATCATAAGGACACAGGACAATTACGTGAACATGCCGAAGCAGAAAAAAGACGTGCCCGACAGTTTTATGAACCCGAGTTACATTTTCGTAGAGGCCAATAAACCAGATCGTCAAGATATACTTTAA
- the LOC100116425 gene encoding vascular endothelial growth factor receptor 1 isoform X2, which produces MPWSSSLAALLLLLVAIISDCRGYKPLINPNVPELKLNEGEKLEITCTSIEDIEPHYPEDDRLANIETSPHNITYEDLGNGSKKLKFTRDSVVFGDTGYYGCSNGKANYENKNYDDPNASWVYVYVRSDEHLFVGNIGYQSLFGSVGDTIILPCRPTSKELHVQLKSETEMEEMELNENLSFDPRVGFRMENLSALDSNTYFCEIEHNGTTETLTFLVKLIQKSTLKTPVILKDGLEYVTKGSSLHVKCTVTIGIDNNFDFYWTTPRNSSSRTIRPPVRRRIEANTQLVTSELVEENVTYDDEGEYVCKVKSLTDMKSTSTYIRVHDPSIKYINLTSHDKDRHYVINAFKSVTFSAEVKGYPTPSIMWLSPDGKEILSNNRITVENKNSSTTLKIQSVEIRDMGTYLLQAFNDDKEEHLNFTLEVLARPLAILRPVEHYYVLNERASFGCKAVGNPTSNMSWAYFKCPNLPSEEGCEKVELEDARILEESGSMITGEVEATIEMSGRIKCTACNRLGCDSSEQNVLVSDGVPDTALGIIEPEEKITAGDDVVVTCAASIYNFTTVEWLDANEEPLQDSQRLEIKFEETGFTHRTILTIKNVQKEDEGHYFCRALSSENPSNPSDTIRYELLVNDPEAPYFTYVNMNGSEVTIAGREAYNNLHLICRAGGMPKPHITWYKDDEPLKFNEEQFYLSSESELVIRFLMEKDSGKYSCVAENRVGKETQFQKILVKGTEVSMMWMLTIVILLIVLIALSIYFCIKIRRERSMRKQLVEAGLIHFEEGALDCINPELTVDDQAELLPYDKKWEFPREKLKLGKQLGSGAFGVVMKAEARGIVADESLTTVAVKMVRRNAEPAYIRALASELKIMVHLGKHLNVVNLLGACTNNIAKRELLVIVEYCRYGNLHNYLLRHRANFINQIDPVTGQIDPNIGQELLMRSTSVTSNNSLSAASGNSAPGTETVIYCTDTKDVTGIPDAGCINSNGSQPGWRSNYRGDYKDRNLKPICTQDLLSWAFQVARGMEYLCQRKVLHGDLAARNILLAENNVVKICDFGLAKTMYKNDNYKKQGDGPVPIKWMAIESIRDWIFSTQSDIWSFGIVLWEFFTLAETPYPGMQAEKQYQKLIEGYRMEQPKYATKAIYDTMLQCWKAKPTLRPSFTELVENIGELLEEGVRMHYVDLNTPYLDMNTAGLEGKDDYLTMMSAPDHAILMASPEHEYVNGPPQPTDSAYLSMNSPALDESGIFSPRPNEDNSRFQFPNSPSTSIANAAHSDGEDAPMLKKTKEEPEQDEDNYLKPIDVHKKREEFMRQREAEKKKERERSGRRSTDRDSGYCNTPKNLELVDVKVEVPNEKAPSWTSADDTDTPSVIIRTQDNYVNMPKQKKDVPDSFMNPSYIFVEANKPDRQDIL; this is translated from the exons ATGCCGTGGAGCAGCTCGTTGGcggctctgctgctgctactcgtCGCTATTATCTCAG ACTGTCGAGGGTACAAGCCGCTCATCAACCCTAACGTGCCAGAATTGAAATTGAACGAGGGAGAAAAGTTGGAAATAACGTGCACGAGTATCGAGGATATCGAACCTCATTATCCCGAGGATGACAGACTCGCTAAT ATCGAAACCTCCCCTCACAACATTACTTACGAAGATCTAGGCAACGGCAGTAAGAAACTTAAATTTACGCGCGACAGTGTCGTTTTTGGCGACACTGGATACTATGGATGTAGCAATGGTAAAGCGAActatgaaaacaaaaattatgacGATCCTAATGCCAGCTGGGTTTACGTTTACGTTCGAT CCGATGAGCATTTGTTCGTGGGAAATATTGGGTATCAGTCCCTCTTTGGGTCAGTTGGAGACACGATCATTTTACCGTGTCGACCGACGTCGAAGGAGCTGCACGTGCAGCTGAAATCAGAG ACCGAAATGGAGGAGATGGAGCTCAATGAAAATTTGTCTTTCGATCCAAGGGTAGGCTTCAGAATGGAAAATTTGTCCGCTTTAGACAGTAATACTTACTTTTGCGAAATAGAACACAACGGCACGACAGAAACACTGACTTTTTTGGTTAAACTCATTCAAAAATCAACCTTGAAAACGCCCGTAATATTGAAAGATGGCTTGGAGTACGTTACCAAAGGCTCAAGTTTGCACGTCAAATGTACGGTTACCATTGGAATAGACAATAATTTCGATTTCTACTGGACGACGCCTCGAAATTcg AGCTCTAGAACTATCCGGCCCCCGGTAAGAAGAAGGATAGAAGCGAATACCCAACTGGTAACATCCGAGCTCGTCGAGGAGAACGTTACTTACGACGACGAGGGTGAATACGTTTGTAAAGTAAAATCCTTGACTGATATGAAAAGTACGAGCACATACATTCGCGTCCACG atcCGAGCATAAAGTATATTAATTTAACGTCGCACGATAAGGATAGGCATTACGTTATCAATGCATTCAAGTCCGTAACGTTCTCGGCTGAAGTTAAGGGATACCCGACACCATCGATTATGTG GTTGAGTCCTGATGGCAAAGAAATTCTTTCGAACAACAGAATAACcgtggaaaataaaaattcatcaacgactctgaaaattcaaagtgtagagATCAGAGATATGGGTACATACCTTCTTCAAGCCTTCAACGACGATAAGGAAGAACATTTGAATTTCACCCTGGAGGTTTTAG CGAGACCTTTGGCAATATTGCGCCCCGTCGAGCACTACTATGTTCTAAACGAAAGAGCCTCATTCGGCTGCAAAGCCGTAGGCAATCCTACATCTAACATGTCGTGGGCTTATTTCAAATGTCCGAATCTGCCATCTGAAGAAGGTTGCGAGAAAGTTGAATTAGAG GACGCCAGAATACTCGAGGAATCCGGAAGTATGATAACTGGAGAAGTAGAAGCTACCATAGAGATGTCGGGTAGAATAAAATGTACAGCGTGCAACCGACTGGGCTGTGACTCGTCTGAGCAGAATGTTCTTGTATCAG ATGGAGTACCAGACACTGCTCTTGGAATCATAGAGCCGGAAGAAAAGATAACAGCCGGTGACGACGTCGTTGTAACGTGCGCGGCTTCGATTTACAATTTTACAACTGTTGAATGGCTGGATGCTAATGAGGAACCACTGCAAGACTCTC AAAGACTGGAAATCAAATTTGAAGAAACTGGGTTTACTCATCGTACTATTTTAACGatcaaaaatgtacaaaagGAAGACGAAGGCCATTATTTTTGTAGAGCACTTTCCTCTGAAAACCCTTCGAATCCTTCGGACACTATTCGTTATGAACTCCTTGTCAATG ATCCCGAAGCCCCCTATTTCACTTACGTAAATATGAACGGATCAGAAGTTACAATAGCGGGTAGAGAAGCTTACAACAATCTTCACTTAATTTGTCGCGCTGGAGGCATGCCGAAACCCCATATCACATGGTACAAG GACGATGAACCGCTGAAGTTTAACGAAGAGCAGTTCTATCTTAGTTCTGAATCCGAGCTCGTGATCAGATTTTTAATGGAAAAGGATAGCGGAAAGTATTCGTGTGTCGCTGAAAATCGTGTCGGCAAAGAAACCCAGTTCCAGAAGATTCTAGTCAAAG GAACCGAAGTCTCTATGATGTGGATGCTGACTATTGTCATATTACTGATAGTTCTTATTGCGTTGTCGATTTACTTCTGCATCAAAATACGCCGTGAGAGG TCGATGAGAAAGCAGTTGGTAGAAGCAGGTCTGATACACTTCGAGGAAGGAGCGCTGGACTGCATTAATCCAGAATTGACTGTAGATGATCAAGCTGAGCTTCTTCCTTACGATAAAAAGTGGGAGTTTCCTAGGGAAAAATTGAAACTAG GAAAACAACTGGGTAGCGGAGCTTTTGGTGTCGTAATGAAAGCCGAAGCACGTGGCATCGTCGCCGATGAATCGTTAACGACCGTCGCCGTAAAGATGGTCCGAAGGAATGCAGAGCCTGCTTACATACGTGCTCTGGCGAGTGAACTGAAAATCATGGTGCACCTTGGAAAACACCTGAACGTTGTCAATCTTCTGGGAGCTTGTACAAATAATATTGCTAAAC GAGAGCTTTTGGTGATTGTGGAATATTGCCGATACGGAAATCTGCACAACTATTTATTAAGGCACAGGGCGAATTTCATCAACCAGATAGACCCTGTCACTGGACAAATCGATCCTAACATCGGCCAGGAGTTGCTGATGAGATCTACCAGTGTTACCAGTAACAATAG TCTCAGCGCAGCATCAGGCAATAGCGCGCCCGGTACCGAGACCGTCATCTACTGCACGGACACGAAGGATGTAACCGGTATACCCGATGCCGGATGCATCAACAGTAATGGCTCGCAGCCGGGTTGGCGATCCAATTACAGAGGAGACTACAAGGACAGGAATCTCAAACCCATTTGCACCCAGGACTTGCTCTCTTGGGCATTTCAAGTTGCCCGTGGTATGGAGTACCTTTGCCAGAGAAAG GTGTTGCACGGAGACTTGGCAGCGCGAAATATTCTGCTCGCGGAGAACAACGTTGTCAAGATTTGCGACTTTGGCCTAGCGAAGACCATGTACAAAAACGATAATTATAAGAAACAGGGAGACGGACCCGTGCCGATCAAGTGGATGGCTATCGAGTCGATCAGGGATTGGATATTCTCGACCCAGTCGGACATCTGGTCGTTCGGTATTGTACTCTGGGAGTTCTTCACTCTGGCTGAAACTCCCTACCCTGGAATGCAAGCTGAAAAGCAGTATCAGAAGCTCATCGAGGGATACAGGATGGAGCAGCCCAAATATGCCACTAAAGCCAT ATACGACACGATGCTTCAGTGCTGGAAGGCCAAGCCAACTTTGAGGCCGTCGTTTACCGAGCTAGTCGAAAATATCGGTGAACTTTTGGAAGAGGGCGTGAGGATG CACTACGTTGACTTGAACACTCCGTATCTCGACATGAACACAGCAGGCTTGGAGGGTAAAGACGACTATCTGACGATGATGTCAGCTCCGGATCATGCAATACTTATGGCCTCACCTGAGCACGAGTATGTCAACGGTCCACCTCAACCCACAGATTCGGCTTATCTCAGCATGAACAGCCCTGCACTCGACGAATCTGGAATTTTCAGTCCTCGCCCGAACGAGGACAATTCGCGCTTCCAATTTCCCAATTCCCCGTCGACCAGTATCG ctaatgCTGCACACTCCGACGGCGAAGACGCCCCTATGCTGAAGAAAACCAAGGAGGAGCCAGAACAGGACGAGGATAATTATCTGAAACCCATCGACGTTCACAAGAAGCGAGAAGAGTTCATGCGACAACGAGAAGccgaaaagaagaaagaaagggAACGCAGTGGTAGGAGATCCACCGATAGGGATTCAGGATACTGCAACACTCCAAAGAATTTGGAGTTGGTTGACGTCAAAGTCGAAGTGCCGAATGAGAAAGCTCCGAGTTGGACGAGTGCGGACGACACGGATACACCGTCTGTGATCATAAGGACACAGGACAATTACGTGAACATGCCGAAGCAGAAAAAAGACGTGCCCGACAGTTTTATGAACCCGAGTTACATTTTCGTAGAGGCCAATAAACCAGATCGTCAAGATATACTTTAA
- the LOC100116459 gene encoding solute carrier family 35 member G1, which produces MPEHVELQHLVDGDLECQNAARKNEFSTPKCKSCPYLGLVLATLSSLFFSLCSVIVKGLVEVNPMELAAFRFVGVLLPAIPIVIYKGDDPFPKGRRLMLLLRSFVGTTGLMLSFYAFRHMPLADASVIVFSVPVFVAIFARIFLKEPCGLFNVITVCLTLIGVVLITRPPLIFGHTVVSLTDNHVETENADLWSAVAAFSATLFGANAYVLLRALKGLHFSVIMSNFGSFGLVQTLIVTWAIGALCLPRCGTDRLLVVALALFSFGGQILLTLALQMEQAGPVAIARSADIVFAFFWQVLFFNEIPNRYSVGGAILVTSSVLLTGLRKWAVSLPETSGVKKSLGFLAI; this is translated from the exons ATGCCAGAGCACGTCGAGTTACAGCACCTAGTGGACGGTGACTTGGAGTGCCAAAATGCTGCCCGAAAGAACGAGTTCTCCACACCAAAGTGCAAATCATGCCCGTATCTGGGTCTGGTATTAGCTACTCTATCCTCGTTGTTTTTCTCACTCTGTAGTGTTATTGTCAAAGGATTAGTGGAG GTGAATCCAATGGAGTTGGCTGCCTTTAGGTTTGTGGGTGTCTTACTGCCAGCAATCCCGATAGTGATTTACAAAGGAGATGACCCTTTCCCAAAGGGCCGCCGCCTCATGTTACTTCTGAGAAGTTTTGTTGGTACAACTGGATTAATGCTTAGCTTTTATGCATTTAGACACATGCCTCTGGCGGATGCATCTGTGATAGTCTTCTCAGTTCCAGTATTTGTAGCAATATTTGCCAGAATATTTCTCAAGGAGCCCTGTGGTCTTTTCAATGTTATAACAGTCTGCCTGACACTAATTGGCGTAGTCCTTATCACTCGTCCACCACTCATCTTTGGTCACACTGTTGTGTCTTTGACGGATAACCATGTGGAAACTGAAAATGCAGATCTCTGGAGTGCGGTGGCAGCTTTCTCTGCAACTTTATTTGGAGCCAATGCATACGTTTTACTGAGAGCTCTTAAAGGACTGCACTTTTCTGTAATAATGTCGAACTTTGGATCATTTGGTCTAGTCCAGACACTCATAGTCACTTGGGCCATTGGAGCTCTCTGCTTACCTCGTTGTGGAACTGACAG GTTATTGGTGGTTGCTCTGGCACTGTTCAGTTTTGGAGGACAAATCTTGTTAACTCTGGCATTACAAATGGAACAGGCTGGACCGGTAGCCATTGCCAGATCCGCGGACATCGTCTTTGCGTTCTTCTGGCAGGTACTCTTTTTCAATGAAATACCAAACAGATACTCGGTTGGAGGCGCCATCCTCGTTACAAGTTCGGTTTTGCTCACTGGATTGAGAAAATGGGCTGTATCGTTGCCAGAGACTTCCGGTGTCAAAAAATCCTTGGGCTTCTTGGCTATATAG